The genomic region TGTGGGCGGCGCTGGCCCGGCGTTACGCCGGCGAGCGCTTCGACCACACCCCGCGGGGACGCCAGATCTGCCTGATCGACTACGCCGAGCTACGCGACCCGGCCGTCTGGGAGACGATCGCCGACGAGCGGGCCGCCCACCTCGGCGAGCTGTTCTGGGTGGTGATGGTGACCGGGACCGGAGTGTCCGCCGCCACCGGCGGCCCCGGCGGGATCGGCGGGCCGGCCCGCGCGGCGCGGCTGTTCGAGGCGGCCGGCTGGCAGGTCCTGACCGTGCGCTACGGTCGCCGGCTCGAGGCGCTGTTCCGGGCGCCCGGCGGCCACGCGCTGCGGTCCCGCCTCGACCTGCTCACCCCGGCCGAGTTCCAGGACCTGCTGCACGCCCGCGGTGCGGACCTGCGCCGCCGCCTCGCCGGGCCGGGCACGGCCGGGGCGGGCATCAGCCGGTTGTTGGACACCCTCACCGACGAGCAGATCCTCGCCTGTCTGGGTGATCTGGGCGGGCACGACATCCCGCTGCTGATCGACGCCTTCGACGAGGTGGCCGCGGACCGTCCCACGGTGCTGTTCGCCTACACCGGCGACCTGCTCGCACCGGAGGACGACCCGTATCCCGCCGCGGACACCGGTCGCCGCGAACCGCCCGGGCAGGCGGCCACGCAGCTCGCCTCCCGCAACGGGGCCGGTGCGACGGTCGACGCCGACGGGGCGCTCGTCGCCCTGCCGCAGGATCCGGCGGCGGGGCGGCTCGCCCGCCACGTCGCGCGCTATCTCGACCGTGCTCCGGTGCCGCTGCGCGGTCCCGCCCCGGTGCCCGCGCACGCCGCCCGCCGCTTCCCGGAACGGATCTCCACCCAGGAGGCGTTCGGGGACCTGCTGCGGGATCTGCCGCGGCTTGCCCCGCAGGCGGCGGCCGCGGTGGTCACGATCAGCACCCGGGCCGCCGATCCCGTGCTCGCCGGGTGGCTGGCCGCCACCCGAGAGCCGGCCGCCACCCGAGAGCCGGCCGACGTCGGAGCACCCGCCGCCGGAAAGCCCGCCGAGGTGGGCACGGCGTCGCGCGATGGCAGCACCGACGGCGCCGGCAGGGCCGAGGGGGCGATCACCGGGCCGGCCGGTGGTGGATCGCCGGCGAACGGGATGCCCGCGGCGGCGAACGACCGCGTGCACGCTGGCAGCAGCGTGGACGTCGGCGCGGCCGGTGGCAGCGACGCGGGTGTCGCCAGCGGGGCGGGTGTCGCCAGCGGGGCGGGCAGCGCGACCGACCTGATGCGGCCGGGCGGCGCGGACGATGGCGATGGCGACGGCGACGGCGACGGCGATGGCGTTGCCCCGGCGGGGCGGCACGTGGCCGGCGGCCTGTCGGCGGCGGCCTTCGGTGGGGTTCTCGGCTCGCTGGGGGTGGCCTGGAGCCGGCAGGGTTTGCCGCTGCTGCCGATCGGAGTCGCCGACGAGGTGTCGGCGGGTCGGGTGCTGCCCGGCTGGCTCGCCAGCGCCAGCGCCGACGCCCGCTCCGTACTGGCGGTGGCCGACACCGGACTCGATCCGGTCACCCGCGCCCTGGCGTGGAACGGCGGCGACGGTGCCCCGGCCGGGATCGCGACGACCTGGGTCCCGGCGTTCGCTCACGATCTCGCGTGGTGCCTGTTGGCGGGGCTCGGCCGGCTGGCCCGACTCGACGGTGGGTCCAGCCTGATCCAGCTCTCCGCCCGACCGGTGGACCAGCGGCTCGCCGAACTCCCGGTGGACGCGGACGGCTGGCGCCGCCGTC from Frankia alni ACN14a harbors:
- a CDS encoding pyruvate dehydrogenase, which produces MGRRPVMRRPEVRPADAMRAHTGRGELTMGPDIPDVPAAADVRGTAGVPDTAEVPDTAEIPDTAEIPNTAEVPDDRNIALPAAAQRPGQKDGATAPARPPRRSGSPIQHDRDEDSMVTSPAAARRPRPADAEAGKPAGPAMAPGALVPATPHGPSGHGRPDLPARSAPEPVTPGPPGGVLDLAALAAVERRLRATATAVVEDGVRSGRRSAAAARSERAGVAAASSIATVLWFDALRAEDRVSVTPRAAALVHAVHHVLEDARVGVDPIGAPAVGDPPAGWLRPDSVPPPADSRPLRVLGAGNVGPSGTVWAALARRYAGERFDHTPRGRQICLIDYAELRDPAVWETIADERAAHLGELFWVVMVTGTGVSAATGGPGGIGGPARAARLFEAAGWQVLTVRYGRRLEALFRAPGGHALRSRLDLLTPAEFQDLLHARGADLRRRLAGPGTAGAGISRLLDTLTDEQILACLGDLGGHDIPLLIDAFDEVAADRPTVLFAYTGDLLAPEDDPYPAADTGRREPPGQAATQLASRNGAGATVDADGALVALPQDPAAGRLARHVARYLDRAPVPLRGPAPVPAHAARRFPERISTQEAFGDLLRDLPRLAPQAAAAVVTISTRAADPVLAGWLAATREPAATREPADVGAPAAGKPAEVGTASRDGSTDGAGRAEGAITGPAGGGSPANGMPAAANDRVHAGSSVDVGAAGGSDAGVASGAGVASGAGSATDLMRPGGADDGDGDGDGDGDGVAPAGRHVAGGLSAAAFGGVLGSLGVAWSRQGLPLLPIGVADEVSAGRVLPGWLASASADARSVLAVADTGLDPVTRALAWNGGDGAPAGIATTWVPAFAHDLAWCLLAGLGRLARLDGGSSLIQLSARPVDQRLAELPVDADGWRRRRALVLAGGYRLHEGGPAAAITLVGVGPVMPEVLRAAAELRAGLGHEVSVVCLTSPGAVFQALQARRGLAEGSDALLAELFPADRRAPMVTVVDGDPRTLSFLAGVHGDPISTLGSAAPPPDAAGAAARPGAVPVTVDVIVGTALDLLDEAANAR